One segment of Pleomorphomonas sp. PLEO DNA contains the following:
- a CDS encoding DNA-3-methyladenine glycosylase I — MDGIITGDDGVTRCFWAGSDPLYRRYHDEEWGRPVADDTRLFEKLCLEGFQSGLAWITILRKRENFRTAFAGFDIPTVAAFTDVDVDRLVSDVGIVRHRGKIVSTINNARRALDLQAEAGSLAAFIWRFEPAPESRPAGFTMKDIQPKTAESTALSKELKKRGWSFVGPTTVYAFMQSMGLVNDHLDGCDVRDAVEKERAAFVRPGAIPAKVKTGLA; from the coding sequence ATGGACGGCATCATCACGGGCGACGACGGCGTAACGCGCTGTTTTTGGGCGGGCAGTGATCCGCTCTACCGGCGCTACCACGATGAGGAGTGGGGCCGGCCGGTGGCCGATGATACGCGCCTGTTCGAAAAGCTCTGCCTTGAGGGCTTCCAGTCGGGGCTTGCCTGGATCACCATCTTGAGGAAGCGGGAGAATTTCAGAACTGCCTTCGCCGGCTTCGATATTCCGACTGTTGCCGCATTCACCGATGTGGACGTCGACCGTTTGGTGAGCGATGTCGGCATTGTCCGCCATCGCGGCAAGATTGTCTCGACGATCAACAATGCCCGTAGGGCACTGGACCTTCAGGCTGAAGCCGGGTCGCTTGCAGCCTTCATCTGGCGTTTCGAGCCTGCTCCGGAAAGCCGGCCGGCCGGTTTCACAATGAAAGATATCCAGCCGAAGACGGCGGAATCGACTGCGCTTTCCAAGGAGCTCAAGAAGCGTGGCTGGAGTTTCGTCGGCCCCACCACCGTCTATGCCTTCATGCAGTCCATGGGGCTCGTCAACGACCACCTTGACGGCTGCGACGTCCGCGACGCGGTCGAGAAGGAACGGGCTGCCTTCGTTCGGCCCGGAGCAATTCCAGCAAAAGTGAAAACCGGTTTGGCGTAA
- the hisS gene encoding histidine--tRNA ligase translates to MSDYLKARLPRGLVDRTPAELKATEAMIETIRHTYEIYGFEPVETPLIEYTDALGKFLPDQDRPNEGVFSFQDDDEQWLSLRYDLTAPLARFYAENHEKLPKPYRSYRNGWVFRNEKPGPGRFRQFMQFDADTVGAPSVAADAEICMMMADTMEALGLSKGQFVVRVNNRKVLDGVMEVIGLAGDEKAGTRLTVLRAIDKLDKIGLSGVRDLLGAGRWENPEEKSGDFTKGAGLPPEAADVVLAFVASGADSAADTVTNLGKLVTDSVRGSEGVEELKLIATLVDAAGYADRVKIDPSVVRGLEYYTGPVFEAELTFEVTGDDGRPVRFGSVGGGGRYDGLVGRFLKEPVPATGFSIGVSRLMAALRTLGKMGVDKVNGPVCVLVMDKGPEALAGYQKMVAELRAAGIAAEMYLGASGMKAQMKYADRRNAPCVIIEGSNERDAGLVQIKDLALGKELSAGITDNAEWRAARPAQKEVARADLVAEVRVIVEAAGGVA, encoded by the coding sequence ATGTCGGATTATCTCAAGGCGCGCCTGCCGCGCGGTCTCGTCGATCGTACCCCCGCCGAACTCAAGGCGACTGAGGCCATGATCGAGACCATCCGACATACCTATGAAATCTACGGCTTCGAGCCAGTGGAAACACCGCTGATCGAATACACGGATGCACTCGGCAAGTTCCTGCCCGATCAGGACCGCCCGAACGAGGGCGTGTTCTCCTTCCAGGACGATGACGAGCAGTGGCTGTCCCTGCGTTATGACCTGACGGCGCCGCTTGCCCGCTTCTACGCCGAGAACCATGAAAAGCTGCCGAAACCCTATCGCAGCTATCGCAACGGCTGGGTGTTCCGCAACGAAAAGCCGGGCCCCGGCCGCTTCCGCCAGTTCATGCAGTTCGACGCCGACACGGTTGGCGCGCCATCGGTGGCCGCCGATGCCGAGATCTGCATGATGATGGCCGATACCATGGAGGCGCTTGGTCTCAGCAAGGGCCAGTTCGTCGTTCGCGTCAACAATCGCAAGGTGCTGGACGGGGTGATGGAAGTCATCGGCCTTGCCGGCGACGAGAAGGCGGGAACGCGCCTCACCGTGCTGCGCGCCATCGACAAGCTCGACAAGATCGGCCTCTCCGGCGTGCGCGACCTGTTGGGTGCCGGCCGCTGGGAGAACCCAGAGGAGAAATCCGGCGACTTCACCAAGGGCGCCGGCCTGCCGCCCGAGGCAGCCGATGTCGTACTCGCCTTCGTGGCGAGCGGCGCCGATAGCGCGGCGGACACCGTCACCAACCTCGGCAAGCTGGTTACCGACAGCGTACGCGGCAGCGAGGGTGTCGAGGAATTGAAGCTGATTGCCACCCTCGTCGATGCCGCCGGCTATGCCGATCGGGTGAAGATCGACCCGTCGGTGGTGCGCGGTCTTGAATATTACACCGGCCCGGTGTTCGAGGCGGAGTTGACCTTTGAGGTGACCGGCGATGACGGCCGGCCAGTGCGTTTCGGCTCGGTCGGCGGCGGCGGACGCTATGATGGGTTGGTCGGTCGCTTCCTGAAGGAGCCTGTGCCGGCCACCGGCTTCTCGATCGGCGTCTCCCGCCTGATGGCGGCGCTGCGGACGCTCGGCAAGATGGGCGTAGACAAGGTGAACGGTCCGGTGTGTGTTCTCGTCATGGACAAGGGACCTGAGGCACTCGCCGGCTATCAGAAGATGGTCGCCGAGCTGCGCGCCGCCGGCATCGCCGCCGAGATGTATCTCGGCGCTTCCGGCATGAAAGCGCAGATGAAATACGCCGACCGCCGCAATGCGCCTTGCGTCATCATCGAAGGCTCCAACGAGCGCGACGCCGGCCTTGTTCAGATCAAGGACCTGGCGCTCGGCAAAGAACTGTCGGCGGGGATCACCGACAATGCCGAATGGCGCGCGGCACGCCCCGCTCAGAAGGAAGTCGCTCGCGCCGACCTCGTCGCGGAAGTGAGGGTGATCGTCGAAGCGGCCGGGGGCGTGGCATGA
- a CDS encoding DoxX family protein: MDSIKAPALLAGRILLSILFITSGWGKIVGYAGTAGYMQAMGVPTILLPLVILTEFGGGLAILVGFQTRIVSVLLAGFCVVAGYLFHYKAISGTAGQEMMDMMNWLAFMKNITIAGGFLALVGAGAGALSADAKLGKA; this comes from the coding sequence ATGGACAGCATCAAGGCCCCGGCGCTGCTCGCCGGACGCATTCTTCTCTCTATCCTCTTCATCACCTCCGGCTGGGGCAAGATCGTCGGCTACGCCGGTACCGCGGGCTACATGCAGGCCATGGGCGTGCCGACAATCCTTCTGCCGCTCGTCATCCTGACTGAGTTCGGTGGCGGCCTCGCCATTCTGGTCGGCTTCCAGACGCGCATCGTCTCCGTCCTGCTGGCCGGCTTCTGCGTCGTTGCCGGCTATCTGTTCCATTACAAGGCGATCAGCGGCACCGCCGGTCAGGAAATGATGGACATGATGAACTGGCTTGCCTTCATGAAGAACATCACCATCGCCGGCGGTTTCCTCGCGCTGGTGGGCGCGGGTGCCGGTGCGCTGTCGGCCGACGCCAAGCTCGGCAAGGCCTGA
- the hisG gene encoding ATP phosphoribosyltransferase encodes MTEPLIVAVPSKGRLQEQTLAFFERSGLQIRQARGARDYFGTIDGLQGVEVQFRSASEIAREVGAGNVHLAVTGIDLLHETLGGDDSARVVAEEAPHPAHIVTRLGFGRADVVVAVPQAWLDVQTMADLADVAARFRLKHYRPMRVATKYVALTRRFLTAHGVHDYLIVESPGATEGAPAAGTAELIVDITSTGQTLVENGLKIVDDGVIMRSEAALAASLAASWTEAARTACRRMLTRIAADDRARSVRRIDAVIRPSSMLPDELRTRADLTLLSLHDEGLSLLVPKAHAQTEAEALIARGATTAVVSSVEYVFEAKNALYEKLEAKIG; translated from the coding sequence ATGACCGAACCGTTGATTGTCGCCGTGCCCTCCAAAGGACGGCTGCAAGAGCAGACTCTGGCTTTCTTCGAGCGATCCGGCCTGCAAATCCGGCAGGCGCGCGGCGCGCGCGACTATTTCGGCACCATTGATGGCCTCCAAGGCGTCGAGGTCCAGTTTCGCTCTGCCTCCGAGATCGCTCGCGAGGTCGGTGCTGGCAATGTGCATCTCGCCGTCACCGGCATCGACCTTTTGCACGAGACGCTGGGCGGCGACGACAGCGCCCGCGTTGTAGCAGAGGAGGCGCCCCACCCGGCCCATATCGTCACCCGCCTTGGGTTCGGCCGTGCCGACGTGGTGGTGGCTGTGCCGCAGGCCTGGCTCGACGTGCAAACCATGGCTGACCTTGCCGACGTCGCCGCGCGCTTCCGTCTGAAGCATTATCGGCCGATGCGCGTCGCCACGAAATACGTCGCCCTGACACGACGCTTCCTGACGGCCCATGGCGTGCACGACTATCTGATCGTCGAGAGCCCAGGCGCCACGGAGGGTGCACCAGCCGCCGGCACCGCGGAACTGATCGTCGACATTACCTCGACCGGCCAGACACTGGTCGAAAATGGTCTCAAGATCGTCGACGACGGTGTCATCATGCGCTCGGAAGCGGCGCTTGCCGCATCGCTTGCCGCTTCCTGGACGGAAGCCGCCCGCACGGCCTGCCGGCGAATGCTCACCCGCATCGCCGCCGACGATCGAGCACGGTCGGTGCGGCGCATCGACGCCGTCATCCGACCGTCGTCGATGCTTCCCGATGAGCTCAGGACGCGCGCCGATCTGACGCTCCTGTCGCTGCACGACGAGGGGCTCAGTCTCCTGGTGCCGAAGGCCCACGCCCAAACCGAAGCCGAGGCGCTGATCGCCCGGGGTGCGACAACAGCCGTCGTCTCGTCGGTGGAATATGTGTTCGAGGCAAAGAACGCGCTTTATGAGAAGCTTGAGGCGAAGATAGGCTGA
- a CDS encoding protein phosphatase CheZ, giving the protein MALARKAYRIEAMLGVGAVSEPANGFRADAILHELNEIKKLVKPQQEISKDIITDYQRQFTEAYKLKNEMETIQEAISRTKQEIASLHVSGFKGEDMSRVTDELDAVVEGTERATESILSAVETIDEDATNLVAHLKGDQQAMAADIQERVLAIYEACNFQDLTGQRITKVVNVLRFIEDRVNRMMEIWGGMEAFNSIEADDSLRRVGDAALLNGPALPTADCASQDDIDALFA; this is encoded by the coding sequence ATGGCGTTGGCTCGCAAGGCTTATCGTATCGAAGCTATGCTTGGCGTCGGCGCGGTGTCCGAGCCGGCGAACGGCTTTCGTGCCGACGCGATCCTTCATGAACTGAACGAGATAAAGAAGCTGGTCAAACCGCAACAGGAGATCAGCAAGGATATTATCACGGACTACCAGAGGCAGTTCACCGAGGCCTACAAGCTCAAAAACGAGATGGAGACCATCCAGGAGGCAATTTCCCGCACCAAGCAGGAAATCGCCAGTCTTCACGTTTCCGGCTTCAAGGGCGAGGACATGAGCCGCGTCACCGACGAGCTCGACGCCGTGGTGGAAGGTACCGAGCGTGCGACCGAGAGCATCTTGTCGGCGGTAGAGACGATCGACGAGGATGCCACCAATCTCGTTGCCCATCTCAAGGGCGATCAGCAGGCGATGGCGGCCGATATCCAGGAGCGTGTGCTGGCCATCTATGAGGCCTGCAATTTCCAGGACCTCACCGGACAGCGCATTACCAAAGTGGTCAATGTCCTTCGCTTCATCGAGGATCGCGTCAACCGTATGATGGAGATCTGGGGCGGCATGGAGGCTTTCAACTCGATCGAAGCCGACGACTCGCTGCGCCGCGTCGGTGATGCCGCACTGCTCAACGGACCCGCGCTGCCGACTGCCGATTGCGCATCTCAAGACGATATCGACGCGCTGTTCGCCTGA
- a CDS encoding ATP phosphoribosyltransferase regulatory subunit, which yields MTDAIQIALDSFKAAGFAAVDVPVLLPMEDFVRISGEEFRRRIFVTSSNNGHDWCLRPEFTIPVVRTMLAAEPAGGRFCYSGRVFRNGRPGEADEVWQVGGEILGDHDPVATDAAALAHAVAITAACGAPLQRIIVGDVALFSALLAALDIPPAWRARLTALFGEPEKIADTLARLEQRRFGFPSFAAHAEIIEALSAFPAEKVGQLFADILSIAGVKTVGGRTTGEIAERVLEQAMLAASDGVPAETITAIADFMSMQDENGGDLSISEGILRLDALSGRIGDRAPFRAAVDRFKARVGAIAALGVDLSTLHYAAGFGRRLGYYDGFVFDIHDASRIEVGQVSGGGRYDGLVRNFKAADAVKAVGFAVWPERFRRAS from the coding sequence ATGACCGACGCCATCCAGATCGCCCTCGACAGCTTCAAGGCCGCAGGCTTTGCTGCTGTCGATGTGCCGGTTCTCCTGCCGATGGAGGACTTCGTTCGCATCTCCGGCGAGGAATTCCGGCGCCGCATCTTCGTGACTTCGTCGAACAACGGCCACGACTGGTGCCTGCGCCCCGAGTTCACTATTCCCGTGGTGCGCACCATGTTGGCCGCCGAGCCGGCCGGTGGGCGCTTCTGTTATTCCGGCCGCGTCTTCCGGAACGGCCGGCCCGGAGAGGCCGACGAAGTGTGGCAGGTGGGCGGCGAGATCCTGGGGGACCACGATCCGGTGGCAACCGACGCCGCCGCTCTCGCCCACGCGGTGGCGATTACCGCGGCTTGCGGAGCGCCCCTCCAGCGCATCATCGTCGGCGACGTCGCCCTGTTCTCGGCGCTGCTTGCCGCGCTGGACATCCCGCCGGCCTGGCGCGCGCGCCTCACCGCGCTGTTCGGCGAGCCGGAAAAGATCGCCGATACGCTGGCGCGTCTCGAACAGCGCCGCTTCGGCTTCCCAAGCTTCGCCGCCCACGCCGAAATCATCGAAGCGCTCTCCGCCTTCCCGGCCGAGAAGGTTGGGCAGCTTTTCGCCGACATTCTGTCCATTGCCGGCGTGAAGACGGTCGGCGGTCGCACCACCGGCGAGATTGCCGAACGGGTGCTTGAGCAGGCGATGCTCGCCGCCTCCGACGGCGTGCCGGCCGAAACGATTACGGCGATTGCCGATTTCATGTCGATGCAGGATGAGAACGGCGGCGACCTCTCCATCTCGGAGGGCATTCTTCGCCTTGATGCGCTTTCGGGCCGCATCGGCGATCGCGCACCGTTCCGAGCCGCCGTCGACCGCTTCAAAGCGCGCGTCGGGGCAATCGCCGCTCTCGGCGTCGACCTGTCGACGCTGCATTACGCCGCCGGCTTCGGCCGTCGTCTCGGCTACTACGACGGCTTCGTGTTCGACATCCACGACGCAAGCCGCATCGAGGTGGGACAGGTGAGCGGAGGGGGCCGTTACGACGGCCTCGTCCGGAATTTCAAGGCCGCCGACGCCGTCAAGGCTGTTGGATTCGCCGTATGGCCCGAGCGCTTCCGGAGGGCGTCATGA
- a CDS encoding L,D-transpeptidase — MRAAALFFAGIAAVVVSTGSATAQAGRYIAPPPIVLSPNLTDPWVTQLQPGNVPIYAAPQARTPRAWSAPPEAEVKAARKVDPRTLPLAPEFLPQEVAYDGPATPGSIIIDTVNRYLYLVEDGGLARRYGVGVGRPGFTWAGEHRITRKAEWPDWHPPVEMRQRQPGLPVMMPGGPKNPLGARAMYLGSTLYRIHGTAEPWTIGHAVSSGCIRMRNEDVTDLYERVKVGTRVIVL; from the coding sequence ATGAGAGCTGCTGCCTTGTTCTTCGCCGGAATTGCCGCCGTCGTCGTTTCGACGGGATCGGCCACCGCCCAGGCGGGCCGCTATATTGCGCCGCCGCCAATCGTGCTGTCGCCCAATCTCACCGATCCCTGGGTGACGCAGCTTCAGCCCGGCAATGTGCCGATCTACGCGGCGCCACAAGCTCGAACCCCGCGCGCTTGGTCGGCGCCGCCGGAAGCCGAGGTGAAAGCGGCGCGCAAGGTCGATCCACGCACACTGCCGCTGGCGCCGGAGTTCTTGCCACAGGAGGTTGCCTATGATGGTCCCGCTACGCCCGGCTCCATCATCATCGACACAGTCAACCGCTATCTCTATCTCGTCGAAGACGGCGGCTTAGCGCGCCGCTATGGCGTCGGCGTCGGGCGGCCCGGATTTACGTGGGCGGGCGAGCATCGCATCACGCGCAAGGCCGAGTGGCCGGACTGGCATCCGCCGGTAGAGATGCGCCAGCGACAGCCCGGCCTGCCGGTGATGATGCCGGGTGGTCCGAAAAATCCTCTTGGCGCCCGCGCCATGTATCTCGGTTCAACCCTTTATCGCATCCACGGCACCGCTGAGCCGTGGACCATTGGCCACGCGGTTTCCTCCGGCTGCATCCGGATGCGCAATGAAGACGTGACCGATCTCTACGAGCGGGTAAAGGTCGGCACCCGCGTCATCGTGTTGTAA